A segment of the Paraburkholderia fungorum genome:
CTATGTCGCCGAGCATCTGTTCGCGGTTCCAGAAGCCGGTCCACTGATTCGTCTGCGTAGCCTGAATTTTCAGGTCGGCCTCGGACGAATCGGGGATCGCGTCGGGATTGGCTTCGGCCAGTGCGGCGCCCGCAGTCAGCGAAGCCCATGCAAACGCCGTGCAAAGCGCGACGCGACGAGCGGACGGAATACGCGTGTGACGCGTTGCGCCGTCATGAGACGACGATGCGCGAACTGGATGCGCCTGAGCGGCGGCTCGATTGAGCTGGGCGAACTTCATCGGATTCCTTATTTGTGTTGTATCGACTTACTTGTGCCTCGCCACGCGGCTCGCTGCCAACATCTCCCGAGGCGAGAACAGGGAGTCGTGACAGCAGTTTGACGGGATCGTACTCAGGCAGATTGGGATCGTCAACTCAAATGAGAACGATTCGCATCAATATTACTGACATGTAATCTTTTGTTCAGCTACTGCGGTAAATGAGCATTTGTACGTAATGCCAATCGAATCTCGGCGTAATAAAAAGGAAGGTGTGTGGTCTGATATAAGGCCGCTGTCGTGTGATATCGAATTGGCCGGGTAATCCCCAATAGCCGGTGAATGGATGAATTTGCCGTGGGTATTCCGTGTGCGTAAAACAGGCCGACGCAGCGCGCATCGGGGCGACAGAAAAAGCGGCTATGATCATGTCCCGAAACCGCCAGGCCCGGCCACGCGCATTGCGCTGCACGCACGTGTCCGGGGCTACGCGAGACCTCATTCCCACCATTCCAATACCTGCCGGGATCATGCCGATGTCACACACAGTCAATCTGGAAAACTACTTTGCCCGCATCGGCTACGACGGCCCGCGCGCGGCGACGCTGGAAGTCCTCCAGGCGATTCACGAACTGCACCCCCGCGCGATTCCGTTTGAGAACCTGAATCCGTTCACCGGCCGGCCGGTCCGGCTCGACCTCGAGTCCGTCGAACGGAAGCTCGTGACTGAACGGCGGGGCGGCTATTGCTTCGAGCAGAACGCGCTGTTCGCCAACGTGCTGACGCAACTCGGGTTCAGCGTCACGCCATTGCTCGCCCGCGTGTTGTGGGGCCGTGACGACGCCGCCGTACCGCCGCGCACGCATATGGTTCTGCGGATCGACATCGGCGGCCATGCGTGGATTGCCGATGTCGGCTTCGGCAGCGTGACGTTGACCGCGCCGCTGCGCCTGACGGCAGGCGTCGCGCAGCACACGCCGTTGGGTACCTTCCGTCTCGCCGACGCATCGCACGATGCGCTCAATCTCGAAGTGCAGCTTCGCGACGAAAGCTGGGCGCGGGTGTATCGCTTCGATCTGCATCCGGTCGAATGGATCGATTACGAAACCTCGAACTGGTACACGTCGACGGCGCCGGATTCGATTTTCCTGAGCACGCTGATCGTGTGCCGCGTGATGCCCGAATCGCGTATCGCGTTGTTCAACGATCAACTGAGCGAACGCGCAGCGGACGGCGAGTTGCTCAGCGAGCAGCAGATCGCGAGCGCTGACGAACTCGCTGCGTGTCTGCATGATCGATTCGGTCTGAATTCCGGCGATATCGACATCGCCGGAATTTTCACGCGGGTGAGTGCGCCGGTTCAGCCCGCATAACACCTACCGCCCAACCCATCTTCGATGATCAAGCGCCTCATTCTGCAAACCGCGCTCTGGCTGACCGCCATGGGCGGCTTGCTGTTCGGCGCGGCGGGCACGTTCGCGTGGCCGGCGGCGTGGTGGTATCTGATCGAAGTGGGCGGCTTGAGTCTGTGGCTCGGCTGCTGGCTCGCGCGGCACGATCCCGGCCTGCTCGCCGAACGTCTCGCCCCCATTGTGCAGAGCCAGCAAAGCCGCTGGGACCGCATCTTCATGACCGGTGTCGCGCTCGTTTGGTGCGGCTGGCTGGTGCTGATGGGCCTCGACGCAATGCGCTTTCGCTGGTCCGCGCCGTTGCCGGTCGCGCTGGTCAGCCTCGGTTCGCTGTGCGTGTTCCTGTGCATCTTCTTCTGCCATTTCGTGTTCAAGGCGAACAGCTATGCCGCGCCGGTCGTCAAGATCCAGACGGGGCGCGGGCATAAGGTGATCGACACCGGCCCTTATGCGCTGGTCCGTCATCCGATGTATGGCGCCGGGCTGTTGCTGTTCATCGGCACACCGTTGCTGCTCGGCTCATGGTACGGACTCGCGTTCGTCCCCGTGATGGTGGCCGGGATCGGCTGGCGAGCCGTGCGTGAGGAGCGCGTGCTCGCTGCGCAACTCGACGGTTACGCGGACTACATGAAGCGCGTGCGTTTCCGCTTTGTTCCGTTTATCTGGTAACGCCTCGCCGCTCTGCGCAAGTCGTCTTCCCACCGCATCTTCAGTCAACCTGTCTAGACAAAGTAACTCGTACGCAACGGGCGTCGAGTTGCTTTCACACGGCCTTCATTCACCGGTAGTTCCTCGTCGAGCCATACACAAAGCCACTCATAGGGACTTACCCGATGAATGCGGCAAGTTCCGGTCAACCCCCTTGCGATGCGTTTTTGAATCGTGCAAGCTTGTCTATACAAGACGTGCGGCGATCAAAAATTCAATTCGATGGTTCCTCAATCAAGGGAGTTTGACGTGACAGTGAAGCGCAGAACGGCAGCAACGGCAGTGATGAGCGTCCTGCTCGGCTTCGCGGCGAGTGTCGCGGCACCGGCCCAGGCGAAGGACTGGAAAACCGTGACGATCGCCCTCGAAGGCGGCTACGCGCCGTGGAATCTGACGTTGCCGGGCGGCAAGCTCGGCGGCTTCGAGCCCGAACTGGTCGCCAATCTTTGCGAGCGCGCGAAGCTGCAGTGCAACCTCGTGTCGCAAGACTTCGACGGCATGATCCCCGGCCTGCAGATGGGCAAGTTCGACGTGCTGATGGACGCCATTTCCATCACACCGGAGCGTGAAAAGATCATCGCGTTCTCGCGGCCTTACGCGTCCACGCCGGCCACGTTCGCGGTAACCGACACGAAGGTGCTGCCGAAGGCTGTGCCTACCGCAGCCGCCATCAGGCTGACCGGTGATCCGAAGACCGACCAGCCCACCGTCGACGCACTGCGCAAGCAGCTGAAGGGCAAGACGATCGGCCTGCAGGCGGGCACCGTCTACACCAAATTCATCACCGACAGCTTCAAGGACGTCGCCACGATTCGCGTCTACAAGACGTCGTCCGAGCGCGATCTCGACCTGGCCAACGGCCGCATCGACGCCTCGTTCGACGACGTGACCTACTTCGCGGCCACGCTCAACAACAAGGACAACGCGTCGGTCGCCGTCGCGGGTCCGAAGCTCGGCGGCCCGATCTGGGGACCGGGCGAAGGTCTCGCTTTCCGCAAACAGGACGCGGATCTGAAAGCGAAGTTCGACACCGCGATTACTGCCGCGCTCGCCGACGGCACGGTCAAGAAGCTCTCCGACAAGTGGTTCAAGCTCGACGTCACGCCCTGATTCGCCCCGCGTGAAAAGCAGGCGGTACGCGCGTGACGGCCGGTTGGGTCCGGCACGCGCCGGCTGGTGGGTCCAGTCGTCAAGAAAGAAGGAGAGGCAATGGCTCTGATTGAAATGTTCGGCTTCGGGCCGCAGGCGTGGGGCGGCATTCTGCTGCTCGCCGCGTTGATGACGGTCGCGCTGACGCTCGCGGCGCTCGCGGTCGGCGCCGTGTTCGGCGCACTGGTGGCAACGGCCAAGCTGTCGCGCTTTCGCACGCTGCGCGTGATCGGCGACTTCTACACCACGGTGTTTCGCGGCGTGCCCGAACTGCTCGTCATCTACCTGTTCTATTTCGGCGGATCGGCGCTCGTGACGACGGTCGGCCAATGGTTCGGCGCGGATGGGTTCGTCGGCGTGCCGCCGTTTGTGATCGGTGCGCTCGCGGTCGGCATGATTTCCGGCGCGTATCAGGCCGAGGTGTATCGGGCGGCAGTGCAGGCGGTGTCGCGCGGCGAACTCGAAGCGGCCCGCTCGATCGGCATGCCGGTGCTGACCATGGCGCGCCGCATTCTGATTCCGCAGGTGCTGCGTTTTGCGTTGCCGGGCATCGGCAATGTCTGGCAGTTGAGCCTGAAAGACTCGGCGCTGATCTCGGTCACCGGTCTCGCCGAATTGCTGCGCGCGAGTCAGATCGCGGCGGGTTCCACGCATCAGTACTTCACGTTTTTCGTGGCGGGCGGCGCGCTGTATCTGCTGATGACCAGCATCTCGAATCGCGTCTTCAATCACGCCGAGGCGCGCGTGGGCCGGTCCTTCAAGCGCAACTTCGCGCGCAACTGACAGCAACTGATCGCTACCGAAAAACGGACACGCATCATGCATATCGACATCGACTTTCTGCTCGACACGCTGAAGCAACTGCTCGCGGCCGTGCCGACCACGCTCGGACTGTTCTTCAGTTCGCTGGTACTCGGCGGTCTGCTCTCGCTCGTGATCGTCACGATGCGGGTCTCGCCGTGCTGGCTGCCGAACCGTTTCGCGCGCGCTTATATCCTCGTGTTTCGCGGCTCGCCGCTGCTGATCCAGATGTTCCTCGTGTATTACGGCATGGGTCAGTTCGGCGTGATTCGCGAGAGCTTTCTGTGGCCGGTATTGCGCGAGCCGTACATGTGCGCGGTTTTATCGCTTGCGTTGTGCACGGCGGGATATACCGCCGAAATCATTCGCGGCGGTTTGATGGCCGTGCCGGTCGGACAGATCGAGGCCGGTTATTCGATCGGGCTGTCGGGTTTCGCGCTGCTGCGTCGTGTGATCGGTCCGATCGCGTTGCGTCAATGCCTGCCCGCGTATTCGACGGAAGCCGTGCTGCTGGTCAAATCGACCGCGCTTGCGAGTCTCGTCACCGTGTGGGAAGTGACCGGGGTCGCGCAGCAGATCATCCAGCAAACCTATCGCACGACCGAAGTGTTCACCTGCGCCGCGCTGATCTATCTTGCGCTGAACTTCGTGATCGTGCGCGCGCTGGGGTTGCTGGAAAGGCGTCTGTCGCGTCATCTGCGGGCTGCGCCGGCGCGGCCCGAGCCGGTGCGCGTGGTGTCCGCGACGACCTGAGCGTGACTGCCTGTTTGCGCCGCGTACCTGTGCCGCAACTCCCTAACGATTAACTGGATTGATGCGCCGAGTCTCGCGTGGCCGGCCATCCGCATGAACCTGGAGAATTTCCCATGAACGCTACGGCGCCCGTTGCACTGTCGGTCAGGAACATACACAAATCGTTCGGCGAGCATCACGTGCTGAAAGGCATTTCGCTCGACGCGCATCAGGGCGACGTGATCTCGATTCTCGGCGCGAGCGGCTCGGGCAAGAGCACGTTTCTGCGCTGTCTGAATCTGCTGGAAACGCCCGATGACGGTTCGGTCGCGCTTGCCGGCGAAGAGCTGAAAATGAAGCGCCGCAGCGACGGCAAGCTGCAACCGAGCGACCGCCGTCAGGTGGATCGGGTGCGCTCGCAACTCGGCATGGTGTTCCAGAACTTCAATCTCTGGTCGCATATGACGGTGCTCGAAAACCTGATCGAAGGGCCGATGCGCGTGTTGAAGCGAAGCCGCGCGGAGTCGATCGAGGAAGCCGAGGCGTTGCTCGCCAAAGTCGGTCTCGCGGACAAACGCGGCCACTATCCGGCGCATCTGTCCGGCGGTCAGCAACAACGGGTGGCGATTGCACGCGCGTTGGCGATGCATCCGAAAGTGATGCTGTTCGACGAACCCACGTCGGCGCTCGATCCTGAACTGGTCGGCGAAGTGCTGCGCGTGATGCGCTCGCTCGCCGAAGAGGGCCGCACGATGCTGGTCGTCACGCACGAAATGGGTTTTGCGCGGCACGTATCGAATCGCGTGATGTTTTTGCATCAAGGCCAGGTGGAGGCCGACGGCACGCCCGACGAAGTATTCGTCGATTGCAAGTCGGAACGTTTCCGGCAATTCGTATCGAGCCATCAGGACCGTACGACACACTGAATCCGCTAACCAATAAAACATCGATATGGCCGTGATCCGTTCCGAACTTCCGCTCGACTGGACCGAGGTGGCCGCCGTGGCGGCAGGAGAACCGCTCGAACTGTCCGCCGACGCCCGCGCGCGTATCGCGGCGGCGCGCGTGCTGGTCGAGCAGATCGTCGAGCGCGGGATTCGCGCGTATGGCGTGAACACCGGCGTCGGCGCGTTGTGCGACGTGATCGTGTCGCCCGCGGAACAGCGCACGCTGTCGCGCAATATCCTGATGAGCCACGCGGTGGGCGTCGGTGCGCCGCTCGGTGCCGCCGAGACCCGCGCGATCATGGCCGCCGCCGTGAACAATTTCGCGCACGGCCATTCCGGTATCCGGCTCGACGTCGTGCAGCAACTGGTCGCGCTGCTGAACGCCGATTGCGTGCCCGAAGTGCCCGCATTCGGCTCGGTCGGCTATCTGAGCCATATGGCGCATATCGCGCTGGTCTGTATCGGCGAAGGGCACGCGTGCTATCGCGGCGAACGGCTCAGCGGACGCGACGCGTTGCGGCGGCTCGGCCGCGAACCGCTCGTGCTCGAAGCGAAAGAGGGCTTGAGCCTGATCAACGGCACGCCTTGCGTGACGGGGCTGGCCGCGCTCGCGCTGGCACGTGCCGAACGTCTGCTCGACTGGACCGACATGGTCGCCGCGATGAGCTTCGAGAATCTGCATGGCCAGATGGCGGCGTTCGACGAAGAATCGCTGGCGTTACGGGTGTCGGCGGGGCTGAACCGGGTCGGCGAACGGATGCGCGCGAGCCTAGCGGGCAGCGGCATTCTCGCGGCGGTGGTCGGGCAGCGCACGCAGGACCCGCTGAGCATGCGGACCATCCCGCATGTGCACGGCGCCGCGCGTGACGTGCTCGACGCGACCGCCGACGTGGTCAACCGCGAACTGGCGTCGATTACCGACAACCCGGTTGTCGCCGGTACGCCGGACGCGCCGCGCGTCTACTCGCAGGCACATGCGGTGGGTGCATCGATCGCGCTCGCGATGGACAGCCTCGGCACCGCGATTGCGCAGGTCGCCGCGATGGCCGAGCGGCGGCTCGACCGTCTCGTCAATCCGCTGGTCAGCGGCCTGCCGGCGTTTCTCGCGGAGCCGGGCGGCACCAACTCCGGCTTCATGATCGCGCAGTACACGGCGGCCTCGCTGGTCGCGCAGAACCGGCGGCTCGCGATGCCGGCGAGCCTCGACGGCGGCATCACGTCGGGCCTGCAGGAAGATCATCTGTGTCACGCGACGCCCGCCGCGCTGAAAGCGCTGGAAATCGTCGACAACGCCGCACGCATCGTCGCGATCGAATTGCTGGCGGCGGCGCAGGCGTACGACCTGCAAAGCGGCGCCGCGCCGCGCGCGCCGCATACCGAAACCCTATGGCAACGCGTGCGGCGCGCGCTGCCGGTGTATCGCGACGACCGGCCTCTCGCCGACGACATGCGGGTCGCGTTTCGCCTGATCACCGACGAAGCGCCGCCACCGTTGCCGAACCTGGGTAACATTGGGCCTCGGCCCGCGGCGCCGGTGAACGGCGCGCGGCGGGTTGTGCTGGCGAGCGTCACGCATCTGGCGGGCGCCGGCCATTTCGATCCGGCCGTGAATACCGTGAACGTCGCGGTCAACGACGGGCAGGCCGCCGCTCACCTGGCGTGATGAAGCAGGACCGGTGAGCGGGCTTATCCGCTGGCTGACCGGCTAACCGGCTACGAGGCTCACCAGCCTGGCGGCCACGGGCGGACTACCGTGTCCGCTTGCGTACCATCCACGAGGTTGGAGTGAATACAACTACAAACGCCCGAACCATCGAAGCTGCTGCGTCAACGGACGCCGCGTTGCAGACCGCGCACGCGCCGAGCCACGCCGATCGTCCGCGTGAAGGCCCGGCGAAAGCGATGCCCGCATACGAGCAGATCAAGCGCTATGTGATCAAACGCATCAGCGACGGCGACTGGAAACCGGGTGGTCTGATTCCGTCCGAGATGGAACTGGTCAAGGAATTCGGCGTGGCGCGCATGACGGTGTCGCGCGCGCTGCGCGAACTGACCGCCGAGCGCGTCGTGACGCGCGTGCAAGGCTCCGGCACTTTCGTCGCGCCGCAGCGTTACGAATCGACCGTACTCGAAATCCGCAATATCGCCGACGAAATCGCCGCGCGCGGTCATCGTCATTCGGCGCGCGTGCTGAAGCTCGAACCAGGCGACGACCCGCAAGCGCTCAGTTCGCTCGCGCTCGCAAGCGGCCCGGTGTTCCACTCGTGCATCGTCCACTTCGAGGAAGGCGAGCCTATCCAGTACGAGGATCGCTACGTCAATCCGAAGGTGTTCCCCGACTATCTGCAGCAGGACTTCACCGTCGAAACGCCGAATCACTACATGGTGCGGCTCGCGCCGATCCAGCGCGCCGAGTTTCGCATCTACGCGCAAAAGCCCGACGCGTATGTGCGCCGGCATCTGATGATGGAAATCGGTGAGCCGTGTTTGCAGC
Coding sequences within it:
- a CDS encoding arylamine N-acetyltransferase family protein, translating into MSHTVNLENYFARIGYDGPRAATLEVLQAIHELHPRAIPFENLNPFTGRPVRLDLESVERKLVTERRGGYCFEQNALFANVLTQLGFSVTPLLARVLWGRDDAAVPPRTHMVLRIDIGGHAWIADVGFGSVTLTAPLRLTAGVAQHTPLGTFRLADASHDALNLEVQLRDESWARVYRFDLHPVEWIDYETSNWYTSTAPDSIFLSTLIVCRVMPESRIALFNDQLSERAADGELLSEQQIASADELAACLHDRFGLNSGDIDIAGIFTRVSAPVQPA
- a CDS encoding methyltransferase family protein produces the protein MIKRLILQTALWLTAMGGLLFGAAGTFAWPAAWWYLIEVGGLSLWLGCWLARHDPGLLAERLAPIVQSQQSRWDRIFMTGVALVWCGWLVLMGLDAMRFRWSAPLPVALVSLGSLCVFLCIFFCHFVFKANSYAAPVVKIQTGRGHKVIDTGPYALVRHPMYGAGLLLFIGTPLLLGSWYGLAFVPVMVAGIGWRAVREERVLAAQLDGYADYMKRVRFRFVPFIW
- a CDS encoding transporter substrate-binding domain-containing protein codes for the protein MSVLLGFAASVAAPAQAKDWKTVTIALEGGYAPWNLTLPGGKLGGFEPELVANLCERAKLQCNLVSQDFDGMIPGLQMGKFDVLMDAISITPEREKIIAFSRPYASTPATFAVTDTKVLPKAVPTAAAIRLTGDPKTDQPTVDALRKQLKGKTIGLQAGTVYTKFITDSFKDVATIRVYKTSSERDLDLANGRIDASFDDVTYFAATLNNKDNASVAVAGPKLGGPIWGPGEGLAFRKQDADLKAKFDTAITAALADGTVKKLSDKWFKLDVTP
- a CDS encoding ABC transporter permease, with the translated sequence MALIEMFGFGPQAWGGILLLAALMTVALTLAALAVGAVFGALVATAKLSRFRTLRVIGDFYTTVFRGVPELLVIYLFYFGGSALVTTVGQWFGADGFVGVPPFVIGALAVGMISGAYQAEVYRAAVQAVSRGELEAARSIGMPVLTMARRILIPQVLRFALPGIGNVWQLSLKDSALISVTGLAELLRASQIAAGSTHQYFTFFVAGGALYLLMTSISNRVFNHAEARVGRSFKRNFARN
- a CDS encoding ABC transporter permease, producing the protein MHIDIDFLLDTLKQLLAAVPTTLGLFFSSLVLGGLLSLVIVTMRVSPCWLPNRFARAYILVFRGSPLLIQMFLVYYGMGQFGVIRESFLWPVLREPYMCAVLSLALCTAGYTAEIIRGGLMAVPVGQIEAGYSIGLSGFALLRRVIGPIALRQCLPAYSTEAVLLVKSTALASLVTVWEVTGVAQQIIQQTYRTTEVFTCAALIYLALNFVIVRALGLLERRLSRHLRAAPARPEPVRVVSATT
- a CDS encoding ABC transporter ATP-binding protein, producing MNATAPVALSVRNIHKSFGEHHVLKGISLDAHQGDVISILGASGSGKSTFLRCLNLLETPDDGSVALAGEELKMKRRSDGKLQPSDRRQVDRVRSQLGMVFQNFNLWSHMTVLENLIEGPMRVLKRSRAESIEEAEALLAKVGLADKRGHYPAHLSGGQQQRVAIARALAMHPKVMLFDEPTSALDPELVGEVLRVMRSLAEEGRTMLVVTHEMGFARHVSNRVMFLHQGQVEADGTPDEVFVDCKSERFRQFVSSHQDRTTH
- a CDS encoding HAL/PAL/TAL family ammonia-lyase; translated protein: MAVIRSELPLDWTEVAAVAAGEPLELSADARARIAAARVLVEQIVERGIRAYGVNTGVGALCDVIVSPAEQRTLSRNILMSHAVGVGAPLGAAETRAIMAAAVNNFAHGHSGIRLDVVQQLVALLNADCVPEVPAFGSVGYLSHMAHIALVCIGEGHACYRGERLSGRDALRRLGREPLVLEAKEGLSLINGTPCVTGLAALALARAERLLDWTDMVAAMSFENLHGQMAAFDEESLALRVSAGLNRVGERMRASLAGSGILAAVVGQRTQDPLSMRTIPHVHGAARDVLDATADVVNRELASITDNPVVAGTPDAPRVYSQAHAVGASIALAMDSLGTAIAQVAAMAERRLDRLVNPLVSGLPAFLAEPGGTNSGFMIAQYTAASLVAQNRRLAMPASLDGGITSGLQEDHLCHATPAALKALEIVDNAARIVAIELLAAAQAYDLQSGAAPRAPHTETLWQRVRRALPVYRDDRPLADDMRVAFRLITDEAPPPLPNLGNIGPRPAAPVNGARRVVLASVTHLAGAGHFDPAVNTVNVAVNDGQAAAHLA
- the hutC gene encoding histidine utilization repressor, which encodes MNTTTNARTIEAAASTDAALQTAHAPSHADRPREGPAKAMPAYEQIKRYVIKRISDGDWKPGGLIPSEMELVKEFGVARMTVSRALRELTAERVVTRVQGSGTFVAPQRYESTVLEIRNIADEIAARGHRHSARVLKLEPGDDPQALSSLALASGPVFHSCIVHFEEGEPIQYEDRYVNPKVFPDYLQQDFTVETPNHYMVRLAPIQRAEFRIYAQKPDAYVRRHLMMEIGEPCLQLWRRTWVGDEVATSVQLWHPASRFHLAGNV